A stretch of the Cytobacillus luteolus genome encodes the following:
- a CDS encoding PAS domain S-box protein: MAIDLLNNLAITAALLFIAGKFFENKPLDLDATLKTRLYGGLWAGILGSLLMLSTIQVTETVILDLRHLAIVIVAVYGGPVSAIVAGIIIGSMRILLFGINNASIVGCSIAIIMGGIIGYIATFNMRKIYKYILMNSAFVITNSIALTILIANLAVSQKTLLYYIPISIVGGLFSYSIVEYIRKSNVNQRNMKYYKMMADNSTDIISTHNIDGTFKFLSPSCETILGYNQKELIGKTPTEFHLSEDFNKVTESHKTVSNSLSPYTVEYRFKRKDGTIIWLETTSKQMTDSPSSQKEIICLSRDITERKVIEDALKENKERFSNLVKHMPNPMIVHKDNKIIFANEQASKLGKYSVDELVGKSIFDFIQTEYHPKTIDHIKGLYEGKHDPNTLEFKMKTSTGRYLDIEATSKYIRYNNEGAIQVIFRDVTEKTRLERELKETHDRFTFITENSKDVITILEGDGVVRYISPACEKLFGYTVTEFVGKNVFQYIHPDDIGEIMSLQQQFANLQKEFVSITYRYQTKNKDYIWLETVAKAVRNDNQLESILLVTRDITSRQEQAIALEESNQMLQRLSMLDGLTEIPNRRYFDIKLAEEWNNSKRTRIPISIILLDIDYFKKYNDEYGHLEGDDCLRRVASLLTTTLKRPRDFVARYGGEEFVVILPETDVDGAMTVAEHLRSNIRAENIPHKKSKIDHNVTVSLGCATVIGTEMDTPEELVEMADKALYKSKQTGRNCVTQFTEHSKIGV, encoded by the coding sequence ATGGCAATAGATCTATTAAACAACCTTGCTATTACAGCTGCACTTTTGTTCATTGCAGGGAAGTTTTTCGAAAATAAACCACTTGATTTAGATGCTACTTTAAAAACTAGATTGTATGGCGGACTTTGGGCAGGGATTTTAGGTTCATTATTAATGTTAAGCACGATACAAGTAACAGAAACAGTTATTTTAGATTTAAGGCATTTGGCAATAGTTATTGTAGCTGTTTATGGTGGTCCTGTTTCTGCTATAGTAGCGGGAATTATTATTGGTTCAATGAGGATCCTTTTGTTTGGGATAAATAATGCATCTATAGTAGGGTGTTCTATTGCCATTATTATGGGTGGAATTATTGGCTATATTGCTACATTTAACATGCGAAAAATCTATAAATACATCCTAATGAACAGTGCCTTTGTTATTACTAATTCAATCGCATTAACAATACTTATAGCTAACCTGGCCGTTTCTCAAAAGACCTTACTATATTACATTCCAATTTCCATTGTTGGTGGCTTATTTTCCTACTCAATCGTTGAATATATTCGAAAATCAAACGTAAATCAACGGAACATGAAATATTATAAAATGATGGCTGATAATTCAACCGATATTATATCTACGCACAATATAGATGGTACCTTTAAATTTTTATCTCCTTCATGTGAAACAATATTAGGATACAATCAAAAGGAATTAATAGGGAAAACCCCAACTGAATTTCACCTATCTGAAGATTTTAATAAAGTTACTGAATCTCACAAAACCGTAAGTAACTCTTTAAGTCCATATACTGTGGAATATCGCTTTAAACGAAAAGATGGAACAATCATTTGGTTAGAAACTACATCTAAGCAAATGACTGACTCACCGAGCTCACAGAAGGAAATTATTTGTCTTTCTAGGGATATTACAGAGCGTAAGGTAATTGAAGATGCGTTGAAAGAAAATAAGGAACGTTTTAGTAATTTAGTTAAACATATGCCTAACCCAATGATTGTGCATAAAGATAACAAAATCATTTTTGCCAATGAACAAGCTAGTAAATTAGGAAAATATTCTGTCGATGAGTTGGTTGGGAAATCAATTTTTGATTTTATTCAAACAGAGTATCATCCAAAAACAATAGATCATATAAAAGGCTTATATGAAGGGAAACATGACCCGAATACCCTGGAATTTAAAATGAAAACGTCTACAGGTCGTTATTTAGATATTGAGGCGACTAGTAAATATATTCGCTACAATAATGAAGGGGCAATTCAAGTTATCTTTCGAGATGTAACTGAGAAAACGAGGCTTGAAAGAGAACTAAAGGAAACTCATGATCGCTTTACCTTTATAACGGAAAATTCAAAAGACGTAATTACAATATTAGAAGGTGACGGAGTTGTCAGGTACATTTCACCAGCTTGTGAAAAGTTGTTTGGATATACAGTAACAGAATTTGTTGGAAAGAACGTATTCCAATATATTCACCCAGATGACATTGGAGAAATAATGAGTCTCCAACAGCAATTTGCTAATTTACAAAAAGAATTTGTTTCAATCACCTATCGTTACCAAACAAAAAATAAAGATTATATTTGGCTAGAAACGGTTGCTAAAGCTGTTCGAAACGATAATCAATTAGAAAGTATTTTGCTAGTAACAAGAGATATAACAAGCCGACAAGAACAAGCAATTGCACTTGAGGAATCAAACCAAATGCTGCAGAGACTATCAATGTTGGATGGCTTGACAGAAATTCCGAATAGACGCTACTTTGATATAAAGCTAGCAGAGGAATGGAATAATAGTAAAAGAACGAGAATCCCAATATCTATTATTCTATTAGATATTGATTATTTTAAAAAATACAATGATGAATATGGGCATTTAGAAGGTGATGATTGTTTAAGAAGAGTAGCAAGCTTATTAACTACCACGTTGAAAAGACCGAGAGATTTTGTCGCCAGATATGGTGGAGAAGAATTCGTTGTCATTCTTCCTGAAACAGATGTTGATGGAGCAATGACTGTTGCTGAGCACTTAAGAAGTAATATTAGAGCGGAAAATATTCCTCATAAAAAGTCAAAAATAGATCATAATGTAACAGTAAGTCTTGGATGTGCTACAGTTATAGGTACTGAAATGGATACACCTGAAGAATTGGTGGAAATGGCTGACAAAGCCTTATACAAATCAAAACAAACCGGGAGAAATTGCGTTACTCAATTTACAGAGCACTCGAAAATAGGAGTTTAA
- the tsaA gene encoding tRNA (N6-threonylcarbamoyladenosine(37)-N6)-methyltransferase TrmO, translating to MMELKPIAFIKSPRKIPEDDHWGDINSIITLADNMPQESLQGIELFSHVEIIFYFHLVEAERIEYGARHPRNDESLPKMGIFAQRGKNRPNRLGVTTVKIIKREGNSLYVSGLDAIDGTPVVDIKPVMKEFLPRESVEQPTWVSEIMRNYW from the coding sequence TTGATGGAACTAAAACCAATTGCCTTTATTAAAAGTCCTAGGAAGATTCCGGAGGATGATCATTGGGGAGATATTAACTCTATTATTACTTTGGCAGATAACATGCCTCAAGAAAGTCTTCAAGGAATAGAACTTTTTTCTCATGTTGAAATTATTTTTTACTTTCATTTAGTAGAGGCTGAAAGAATTGAATATGGTGCTAGACATCCAAGAAATGATGAATCGTTACCTAAAATGGGTATCTTTGCACAAAGAGGGAAAAATAGACCAAACAGATTGGGAGTAACTACTGTAAAAATTATTAAACGTGAGGGTAATTCTCTTTATGTGAGCGGATTGGATGCCATTGACGGTACCCCGGTAGTTGATATCAAACCGGTCATGAAGGAATTCTTACCAAGGGAATCAGTAGAGCAACCTACTTGGGTATCAGAGATTATGAGAAACTATTGGTGA